One Rhodospirillaceae bacterium genomic window, ACTCTATGGCGAAGCGCCACGGGGGGAGGTTGCGCCCGAAACGACAACACCTCAATCTGTCGGCGCGGCAGCGGTGAGCGATGCCCGGTCTGAGTTCGAAGAATACGAAGCCACCATCAAGCCGATAGATATTCTTATCAGCACCCTTTGCGTGATTGGGATGATTGTTTGTGTGTTGGGCGGCATCTGGTTTGGGATATTTACACCGACCGAAGCGGCAGGTGTTGGCGCGATCCTCTCGCTGACGTTTTCCGTTACAATCAAGGGGTTGCGCGGCAAGGATATCGTTGATGGTATCTTGCAGGTTGGACGAACCTTGGCCCCATTGATGGTCTTGATCTTGATGGCTCTTTTGTATTCTCGGGCCTTGGCGTTGACCGGGATCGGTGGTGCGATTGAAGAATACTTTACCGAAAACCAGTTCCCGCCCTGGGTCGTCTTGTTGTTCATGATCTTCGTCTGGTTCTTGTTGGGCATGATCATTGATTCAAAATCGATCATGTTGATTACAGTGCCGGTATTCGCGCCCTTGGGTGTGTTAATCGGATATGACCCCATCTCCTTCGCGATCATCGGTATCATGGCGATTGAAGCCGGGCTGTTGACGCCGCCATTTGGGCTTATTGTCTATACGGTGAAGAGTGCCGCCAACGACAAGGATATGACGGCAATGCGCATATTCGGCGCCTCGACTCCGTATTGGATCATGCTGCTTATTGTCGTGACCCTTGTCGCCATCTGGCCCAATCTTGCGATTGGTCTCAGCAAGTATGTGATGGGCTAATCCATGCGCATTACGGAGATTCGAGAGAAGGCTGTAAAGCTGGATGTGAACATACGCAATGCGGTGTTCTCCTTCGACGACATGACGACATCTATTGTCGCCGTGATTACAGATGTGATCAGAGACGGCGCCCCCGTCGTCGGGTTCGCTTTTAATTCGACGGGTCGTTATGCCTGTGGCGCGCAGATGCGGGATCGCTTGATCCCTCGACTGTTGCGCCAAGACCCCGACAGTTTAATCGATCCAACGTGGGATAATTTTGATCCTGACTCGGTATTGAAGGCCATGATGTTCGGTGAGAAGCCGGGCGGTGACATGGAGCGTTCGGTCGGCATCGGCAGCATTGAAATCGCGCTCTGGGATGCAA contains:
- a CDS encoding TRAP transporter large permease subunit, translated to MFEMEIAFPVLGLLLIMVFAGVHIAIALAATSLLGLFLVTESWDITINTLARTSFEGMRGYIFAALPLFMLMGEFISRSGAAQDLYIGINRALRRIPGRLALATVLGNAVFAFLTGVSIAAAAAFTRIAYPQMKAFKYDHGLSLGVIAGSSCLGMLIPPSNLMILWAILVEESIGHLFLAGIVPGLMLTGLFVTYVLISAILRPELYGEAPRGEVAPETTTPQSVGAAAVSDARSEFEEYEATIKPIDILISTLCVIGMIVCVLGGIWFGIFTPTEAAGVGAILSLTFSVTIKGLRGKDIVDGILQVGRTLAPLMVLILMALLYSRALALTGIGGAIEEYFTENQFPPWVVLLFMIFVWFLLGMIIDSKSIMLITVPVFAPLGVLIGYDPISFAIIGIMAIEAGLLTPPFGLIVYTVKSAANDKDMTAMRIFGASTPYWIMLLIVVTLVAIWPNLAIGLSKYVMG